A single Cottoperca gobio chromosome 5, fCotGob3.1, whole genome shotgun sequence DNA region contains:
- the LOC115008760 gene encoding leucine-rich repeat neuronal protein 2-like — translation MRPTLVFLQSQCFLCVFVGVCVPAVVGSVPLALPWHVSCPVQCVCQIKPWFSPDSVYHEAPTVDCNDLLLTHLPIPIPPNTHTLRLQSNILSELDTAMLHGLANLTDLDLSQNRFSRVRTISQSSSLPSLRSLHMEENHISHLPEASFSSLPALQELFLSHNNLHSIAPGAFIGLDSLLRLHINNNRLTTVDPRWFRALPQLEVLMLGGNPVEALPERGFLALKSLRSLVLGGMGLRGLAEKALEGLEGLESLSFYDNLLTKVPTQALIRVPGLKFLDLNRNCIKLIETGDFRDMVHLKELGLNNMEEMVSIERAALENLPELTKLEITNNPRLSYIHPQAFLQLSRLESLMLNSNSLSALHQQIMLSLPSLQEVSLHSNPLRCDCLFHWAAKEASHSHIEDTQTDKQTPRMVRFIQPQATLCSEPPELKARRVREVSSREMSASCLPMIPTNSIPSYLGVREGGKLVLHCRALADPQPELYWVTPSGLRLGPAPSHASKGVPAPAPCHSLTASEGFNHTSSISPSQPQDDTPCNPSKHYRLLPEGTLEISNVTLGEAGLYTCVAENALGADTRTVTVGVHTRGKKRKRWMAANMKGNQLLKDARLEVRDVGQHYAILFLHSGRNLPSTRLSWQGLYSKKHTPTYTTRILVGTQIFNLTHLQAENFYRVCLHEGISEDVKQASRRSRKSRKPRCVSFRMKDVPDPQPSLLLSPELTSTAITLVLLALILLLLAGQGGYNVPGEGAGKHHSTILKEIKIPKVLIINHTEGSNAQ, via the coding sequence ATGCGGCCGACTTTAGTGTTTCTACAGTCgcagtgtttcctgtgtgtgtttgttggtgtatGTGTGCCCGCTGTTGTGGGCTCAGTACCTCTCGCACTACCATGGCATGTCTCCTGCccggtgcagtgtgtgtgtcagatcaAGCCGTGGTTCTCCCCTGATTCTGTCTACCATGAAGCTCCCACTGTGGACTGCAATGACTTGCTCTTGACCCATCTCCCCATACCGATACCcccgaacacacacaccttgcgcCTGCAGAGCAACATTCTGTCTGAGCTAGACACTGCGATGCTGCACGGACTCGCCAACCTCACTGACCTTGACCTTTCCCAGAATCGCTTCAGCCGTGTCAGGACAATAAGTCAGAGCTCCTCCCTGCCCTCTCTACGGTCTCTACACATGGAGGAAAACCATATCAGTCACCTCCCTGAGGCCTCATTCTCCTCACTGCCAGCTTTGCAGGAACTCTTCCTCAGCCACAACAACTTACACTCAATAGCACCTGGAGCTTTCATTGGTCTTGACTCCCTACTGCGTCTGCATATCAACAACAACAGGCTCACTACTGTTGACCCTCGCTGGTTCAGAGCTTTGCCCCAATTAGAGGTTCTCATGCTTGGGGGAAACCCTGTGGAGGCACTGCCTGAGCGCGGCTTCCTGGCCCTGAAATCCCTCCGGAGTCTTGTCCTTGGTGGTATGGGTCTGAGAGGCTTGGCTGAAAAAGCACTGGAAGGGTTGGAGGGCCTAGAAAGCCTCTCCTTCTACGATAACCTGCTGACAAAGGTCCCTACTCAGGCCCTGATTAGAGTGCCAGGACTGAAGTTCCTTGACCTCAACAGGAACTGCATCAAACTCATTGAGACAGGAGACTTCAGAGACATGGTCCACTTGAAGGAGCTCGGCCTGAACAATATGGAGGAGATGGTGTCCATTGAGAGAGCCGCCCTGGAGAACCTTCCAGAGCTCACCAAGCTCGAAATCACCAATAACCCGCGACTGTCCTACATTCATCCACAGGCTTTCCTCCAGCTGAGCAGGCTGGAGAGCCTAATGCTCAACTCCAACTCTCTGAGTGCACTTCACCAGCAGATCATGCTCTCCCTGCCGAGTCTTCAGGAGGTCAGCTTACACTCCAACCCACTGCGATGTGACTGCCTGTTTCATTGGGCCGCTAAGGAGGCCTCTCACTCTCACAttgaagacacacaaacagacaaacaaacacctcGGATGGTGCGTTTCATTCAACCGCAGGCCACACTGTGCTCTGAACCCCCTGAGCTGAAAGCTCGCAGGGTGAGAGAGGTATCCTCCAGGGAGATGTCGGCCTCATGTCTCCCCATGATCCCTACCAACTCCATCCCTTCCTACCTTGGGGtaagagaaggagggaaactAGTCTTGCACTGCCGAGCTCTGGCGGATCCACAGCCTGAACTATACTGGGTGACTCCCTCTGGACTGAGACTTGGTCCTGCACCGAGCCATGCATCCAAAGGTGTACCAGCTCCTGCTCCCTGCCACAGCCTGACCGCCTCTGAGGGATTCAACCACACATCCAGTATCTCTCCCAGCCAGCCTCAAGATGATACTCCCTGTAACCCCTCCAAACACTACCGGCTGCTGCCTGAAGGAACTCTTGAAATTAGCAATGTTACCCTTGGCGAAGCAGGATTGTATACTTGTGTAGCTGAAAATGCACTGGGAGCAGATACACGCACTGTTACTGTGGGTGTGCATaccagaggaaagaaaagaaagaggtgGATGGCTGCTAATATGAAGGGAAATCAGTTATTGAAAGACGCCAGGTTGGAGGTGAGGGATGTCGGACAACACTATGCCATCCTGTTCTTGCATAGCGGGCGCAACCTTCCTTCGACTCGTCTATCCTGGCAAGGCTTATACTCAAAGAAACACACGCCGACATACACCACACGCATCCTGGTTGGTACTCAAATTTTCAACTTGACCCACCTGCAGGCAGAGAATTTTTACAGAGTATGTCTACATGAAGGGATCAGTGAGGATGTCAAGCAGGCCAGCAGGAGATCAAGAAAGAGCAGAAAGCCTCGGTGTGTTTCATTCAGGATGAAGGATGTCCCAGATCCTCAGCCCAGCCTGTTGCTCAGCCCAGAGCTGACCTCCACCGCAATCACACTAGTGCTCCTCGCActcatactgctgctgctggcaggCCAGGGCGGGTACAATGTGCCTGGCGAGGGGGCAGGAAAGCACCACAGTACCATTCTCAAGGAAATCAAAATTCCCAAGGTTCTGATCATCAATCACACAGAAGGGAGCAACGCACAATAG